From the genome of Neisseria sp. oral taxon 014 str. F0314:
CATGGCTGGCGAAACTGGCGGCGGAAACCGTGTCCCAGTCCGCCCCTCAGGGCATGAGCGCGGGCGGGTTCAGGCAGTGGCGGCAGCAAGAGCGCATCAGCTACACCTACCGTTTGGAAGACTACCGCCAGATTACCGACGCGCAGGCCAATGCCGACAGCCTGAAAACCCTGCTGCAACTGTACCGCAGCTACCAGACCGTTCCCGATTTGTCCCAATGGCAGCAATACGCCAAGCGGGACGAAGCACGGTTTAAAGTGCGGCAGCATTCCAAATCGGGCAGGCCGCAGCAGGTTTTGGAAGAAATGAAATACGGCCGCAACCTGATGCCGTCTGGAAACAACGCCTATGCCGGCCTGACCCAAGCGCGGATAAAACAGAAATGGCAGAAACTGACCGCCGCGCCCGTACATTACTACATCGTCGGCAACCTGCCGCCGGAAGAAACCGCGCCGCTGGTAGCAAAATATCTGGCCGGAATCCCGCGTTCCGCCGCAGCCGCAAACGACTATCCGCTGCGGGCGGGAAGCGAAAGCAGACACGAAGCCGCAGGAGAAACCGAAGGAGCGGAAATCCACGCGCAATCATGGCAGCAGGCCGATACGCTGACACCTGAAAAAACCGAACAAATCAGGCTGCTGAACAACCTTTTCAACGCCCGCCTGAAAGACGAATTGCGCGGCAGGCAGCAAAGCGCATACGCCGTTAAATTCAAAGCCGAAACCTATCCGGGGCTGCGGCGGATAGAAAGCAGTCTGACTTTCAACACCGCCGCAGACCAAGCGCAGGCAGGCTGGCAGGCCGCTAAAAAAGTGTTGCGCGAGCTGCCCGACGGCATAGGTTATGCCGAAGCGCGCAATCTGAGGAAACTCTTTATCGAACAGGAAAACGCCCGCCGCCGTTCCGCCGAGGCATGGATAGAACGCCTTTCCGCCGACCGTCAGGCAGAGGGCGTCCTCCCCTATCCGAACGATGCCGGTCGGATTGCCGATTCCATTACCCGCAACAAACTGAGGGAAACGGCGAAAATGATGTGGTCCGAAGACAATGAAAAAGTATTGACGGTGATGCCGAAACATTGACCGATTGAATCAAAAGGCCGTCTGAAACCTTTTCAGACGGCCTTTTCTTATTAAAAAACAAGTTGTTTAAGAATTACAAAACAGCCAATGCCGCATCGTAATCCGGCTCGTTGGTGATTTCGGCGACCAATTCCGAATGCAGCACTTTGTCGTTTTCGTCCAAAACCAAAACCGCGCGCGCAGTCAGGCCGCGCAGGGGGCTGTCGGTCAGGGCGACGCCGTAGTCGGCGGCGAAGCTGCTGCGGAAAGACGACAAAGTAACGACCTTGTCCAAACCTTCCGCACCGCAGAAACGGGCCTGGGCAAACGGCAGGTCGGCGGAAATGCACAACACGACCGCGTTATCCAATGAGGACGCGCGTTTGTTGAAAGTGCGGACGGATTGGGCGCATACGCCGGTATCCACACTTGGAAAAATATTCAAGACTTTGCGTTTGCCTGCGAAGTCCGCAAGGGTTTTGTCGGACAAATCCGCAGCGGCAAGGGTAAACGCAGGCGCGGTTTGTCCGGCTGCGGGCAGATTGCCGGAAGTGTGGACGGGGTTATTCTGGAAGGTTACTTGAGCCATGAGGAAATCCTTTCTTTGTGTTGGCGGGTGTAGAAACAGGGTCGAGGATAGAGCGTTTTGACAGCTTTGCCAAGCAGGCCGTCTGAAAGTGCTTCAGGCGGCAAATGCAGGTTGGGTTGGAAACCCGACAGGCTTTTCAAGTTTAAGAACGATGTTGGGTCTTGAGCCAATCTGAGTTTACTTTTTTTCAGGCAGTCAGAAAGGGGAGAGTGGATAA
Proteins encoded in this window:
- the tpx gene encoding thiol peroxidase; translated protein: MAQVTFQNNPVHTSGNLPAAGQTAPAFTLAAADLSDKTLADFAGKRKVLNIFPSVDTGVCAQSVRTFNKRASSLDNAVVLCISADLPFAQARFCGAEGLDKVVTLSSFRSSFAADYGVALTDSPLRGLTARAVLVLDENDKVLHSELVAEITNEPDYDAALAVL